A window of the Gossypium hirsutum isolate 1008001.06 chromosome A05, Gossypium_hirsutum_v2.1, whole genome shotgun sequence genome harbors these coding sequences:
- the LOC107959807 gene encoding polyvinylalcohol dehydrogenase encodes MYKLSSVVLVQGKKGKFKDSKRDQAKIYRAQAKLLFSYVCRLQWNSVAKGPKSSQNWLNHGGDLYNRRYAEKETMISPETVSNLRLKWEFIAGKDITATPAIFDGTLYFPSWNGNIYAIKACDGSLVWEKNLDELTGLNATGFIVNVNWTVARATPTIADDLLIIGISGPAIVIAVERLTGELVWSTQLDNHPAGIITMSGTYYKGHFYVGTSSAESGVSIEQCCTFRGSFAKLDVRSGKVLWQTFTLPDNFGQTGGYAGAAVWGSSPSIDATRNHVYVGTGNLYSAPLRVRQCQEAENNQTVPTTPGKCVEPENHSDSILAFDLETGAIKWYRQLGGYDVWFLACNNLSTPNCPPGPNPDADFGEAPMMLSIDVNGTKRHIAVAVQKSGFAWALNRDNGDLIWSTEVGPGGPGGGGTWGAATDKKRVYTNSANSLFMNFTLIPSQTNTNASGWVAMDAKSGEILWSIADPSNSRVSGPVTIANGVLFASSTDKQGPIYAIDAKNGRILWSYETGATVYGGMSVSNGCIYVGNGYKVNIGAFISTYTAGTSLFAFCLT; translated from the exons ATGTACAAGCTTTCTAGCGTTGTGCTAGTACAAG GTAAAAAAGGGAAATTCAAGGATTCAAAGAGGGACCAGGCCAAAATTTACCGTGCTCAGGCAAAATTACTTTTCAGTT ATGTTTGTCGTTTGCAGTGGAACTCAGTTGCCAAAGGGCCCAAGTCTTCACAAAACTGGTTGAACCATGGTGGGGACTTATATAACCGAAGATATGCGGAGAAGGAGACCATGATCAGCCCTGAAACAGTCTCCAATTTGCGTTTGAAATGGGAATTCATTGCAGGCAAAGACATAACCGCGACGCCAGCGATTTTCGATGGAACCCTTTATTTTCCGAGCTGGAACGGGAACATATATGCTATTAAAGCCTGTGATGGGTCCCTTGTTTGGGAGAAAAACTTGGATGAGTTAACTGGGCTTAATGCCACTGGTTTTATCGTGAATGTTAACTGGACAGTTGCAAGAGCAACGCCAACAATTGCAGATGATTTGCTCATCATTGGAATCTCTGGCCCTGCCATTGTTATTGCTGTCGAAAGATTAACTGGCGAGCTTGTTTGGTCAACCCAGCTTGATAACCATCCCGCTGGTATCATCACTATGTCTGGAACTTACTATAAAGG ACATTTTTACGTAGGCACATCTTCAGCAGAAAGCGGCGTAAGCATAGAGCAGTGTTGCACATTCCGCGGTAGCTTTGCCAAATTAGATGTCCGGTCCGGAAAAGTCCTATGGCAAACCTTTACGCTACCTGATAATTTTGGTCAAACGGGGGGATATGCAGGAGCAGCTGTTTGGGGAAGTAGTCCATCCATTGATGCAACTCGTAACCATGTTTATGTTGGAACTGGGAACCTGTATTCAGCCCCTCTTCGAGTACGCCAATGTCAAGAAGCTGAGAATAATCAAACAGTGCCAACTACTCCAGGCAAGTGTGTTGAGCCCGAGAACCACTCAGATTCAATCCTTGCTTTTGATTTGGAAACTGGTGCTATCAAATGGTATCGTCAGTTAGGAGGATATGATGTTTGGTTCTTAGCCTGCAATAATCTTTCCACCCCAAATTGTCCTCCTGGTCCAAACCCTGATGCTGATTTTGGAGAGGCCCCGATGATGCTAAGTATCGATGTCAACGGAACTAAGCGACATATTGCTGTTGCTGTTCAAAAAAGTGGATTTGCTTGGGCTCTAAATCGAGATAatggtgaccttatttggtcTACT GAGGTTGGACCTGGTGGTCCAGGAGGAGGAGGCACTTGGGGCGCGGCTACAGATAAGAAGAGGGTCTACACCAACTCAGCCAACTCACTATTCATGAATTTTACTTTGATACCATCCCAAACAAATACGAATGCTAGTGGATGGGTGGCAATGGATGCTAAAAGCGGTGAAATCCTATGGTCGATAGCGGATCCGAGTAATTCCAGAGTTAGTGGTCCTGTCACCATAGCAAATGGTGTACTTTTTGCTAGTTCAACAGATAAACAAGGACCTATATATGCTATTGATGCTAAAAATGGGAGAATTTTATGGTCATATGAGACTGGTGCAACTGTTTATGGTGGAATGTCGGTGAGCAATGGATGCATTTATGTTGGTAATGGATATAAGGTCAATATAGGAGCTTTTATTTCAACTTATACTGCCGGAACCTCACTTTTTGCCTTTTGTTTGACCTAA